The following are encoded in a window of Dehalobacter sp. 12DCB1 genomic DNA:
- the trmB gene encoding tRNA (guanosine(46)-N7)-methyltransferase TrmB, translated as MRLRRKRSAKPELEKDSKTILAPAERKGKWDEVFKNNGPVHLELGCGRGNFITSLAGKTKYINYIAIDSYPEVLVCVLRKLNQSRLHNVRLVSMRIEDTDSIFGHDEIDKIYINFCNPWPSKRHHKRRLTHPNFLRKYQIFLKKGSEVWFKTDDEPLFEDSLQYFQETGFQELYRTYDLHQSGFEENIMTEYEAKFTDQGIKIKFAVFKYE; from the coding sequence TTGCGGCTAAGGAGAAAACGGAGCGCAAAGCCCGAACTGGAGAAAGACTCCAAAACCATTTTGGCCCCTGCGGAACGCAAAGGGAAGTGGGATGAAGTATTTAAGAATAACGGTCCGGTTCATTTGGAATTGGGCTGTGGACGGGGGAATTTTATCACATCACTTGCAGGCAAAACTAAATATATCAATTATATTGCGATTGATTCCTACCCGGAAGTGCTGGTCTGCGTGTTGAGAAAACTTAATCAAAGCAGGCTGCATAACGTCAGGTTGGTTTCGATGCGCATTGAAGACACCGACAGTATTTTTGGACACGATGAAATTGACAAAATCTACATTAATTTTTGCAATCCATGGCCCAGCAAGCGACATCATAAACGCAGACTGACGCATCCTAACTTTCTAAGGAAGTACCAGATCTTTTTAAAGAAAGGATCGGAGGTTTGGTTCAAAACGGACGACGAACCGCTTTTTGAAGATAGCCTACAGTATTTTCAGGAGACAGGTTTTCAGGAATTATACCGGACGTACGATTTGCATCAAAGTGGTTTTGAAGAAAATATCATGACCGAATACGAAGCAAAATTTACAGACCAGGGAATCAAAATTAAGTTTGCCGTCTTTAAGTATGAATAG
- a CDS encoding ATP-dependent DNA helicase, translating to MIKLPIRQLVELIMRCGDIDSRYASRDRMAEGSKAHRVLQKRNREIYEDYRSEVPLSEGYCYNGIDYTLEGRADGIFSCEDRTVIEEIKTTVLPLDSIDKDFSSAHWAQAKCYAYIYAVQNGLPEAAVQLTYFNLETNETKQWLNFFSTSKLTEFVGCLIQQYSVWASFSIEWAEIRNLSIKTLQFPFPGYRKGQRELAVHAYRVIAGRKKLFVQAPTGTGKTISVLFPAIKAMGEAKTTKIFYLTAKTITRQVAEEAFEKMRQGGLKMKTLTLTAKEKICFCEKSVCHPEYCKYAKGHYDRINAAILDAVKESDDLSRSVIEKYAQKHTVCPFELSLDLSLLADCVICDYNYVFDPRAHLRRFFADNSGDYVFLIDEAHNLVDRAREMFSEKLDKTAFCQIKKAYKGRNKALDKTLNRINKKMIDLRHQCGEQGYLITTGMPADFQGLLQQYAGTCELMLKENRNLSEDSAFIQLYFDVLGFTTIAEFYDERYVTFVETKRDEVTVKLFCLDPSFLLGEALKRGSSAVMFSATLSPLEYFREVLGGSEEDHILSLDSPFDHRKLCVLTADSISTKYKEREQSVHQITRMIGSFVAQKTGNYIVYFPSYKYMNDVFAKFVLVYPDIPAVAQEASMSEEERERFLLSFKENPEKAYVAFCVLGGIFSEGIDLKGSRLIGTAIVSVGLPQLSVQQNIIRDYFNSKNGLGYEYAYMYPGMNKVMQAAGRVIRSESDVGAVLLIDERYSQKKYVKLFPKHWMRRRNIKDSKSLKKNLEFFWQTGSRDNPQKNEKECEN from the coding sequence ATGATTAAGCTTCCAATTAGACAGCTGGTTGAATTAATAATGCGCTGCGGCGACATTGACAGTAGGTATGCTTCCCGGGACAGGATGGCGGAAGGGTCCAAAGCGCACCGGGTCCTGCAGAAGCGAAATCGTGAAATCTATGAGGACTATCGAAGCGAAGTTCCGCTTTCTGAAGGGTATTGTTACAATGGTATTGATTATACCCTGGAGGGCCGCGCTGACGGCATTTTCAGCTGCGAAGACCGGACGGTTATTGAAGAGATAAAAACTACGGTGCTGCCCTTGGATTCTATCGACAAAGATTTCAGCAGTGCTCACTGGGCGCAGGCCAAATGCTATGCGTACATTTATGCTGTCCAGAACGGTCTGCCGGAGGCAGCAGTCCAATTGACATATTTCAATCTGGAGACCAATGAAACCAAACAATGGCTCAATTTCTTTTCAACCAGTAAACTGACAGAATTTGTCGGTTGCCTTATTCAACAGTATTCGGTCTGGGCAAGCTTTTCTATCGAATGGGCAGAGATCCGGAACCTTTCGATCAAGACACTTCAGTTTCCTTTTCCGGGCTACCGCAAAGGGCAGCGGGAGCTAGCCGTACACGCCTACAGGGTCATAGCCGGCCGAAAAAAGCTGTTTGTGCAGGCCCCGACAGGAACCGGAAAAACCATTTCGGTGCTGTTTCCAGCCATCAAAGCGATGGGAGAAGCCAAAACGACAAAAATATTCTACCTTACTGCCAAAACGATAACGCGTCAAGTTGCGGAGGAAGCTTTTGAGAAAATGCGTCAAGGCGGCCTAAAAATGAAGACGCTGACACTGACCGCCAAAGAAAAAATCTGTTTTTGTGAAAAGTCGGTCTGTCATCCCGAGTATTGTAAGTATGCCAAAGGACATTACGACCGAATTAATGCTGCTATTTTAGATGCGGTCAAAGAATCTGATGATTTATCCAGAAGTGTAATTGAGAAATATGCTCAGAAGCATACAGTCTGTCCGTTTGAACTTTCCCTGGATCTTTCGCTTTTGGCGGACTGCGTCATTTGTGACTACAACTATGTTTTTGATCCGAGAGCACACCTCAGACGCTTTTTTGCAGACAACAGCGGCGATTATGTGTTTCTGATCGATGAAGCTCACAACCTTGTGGACAGAGCGCGGGAAATGTTCTCAGAAAAGCTTGATAAAACTGCTTTTTGCCAGATAAAAAAAGCGTATAAGGGCAGAAATAAAGCGCTGGATAAAACCCTGAACCGCATCAATAAAAAGATGATTGACTTGCGTCATCAATGTGGGGAGCAGGGCTATCTGATTACGACAGGAATGCCCGCGGATTTCCAGGGCCTTCTTCAGCAATACGCCGGAACCTGTGAATTGATGCTTAAGGAAAACAGAAATTTAAGCGAGGATAGTGCTTTTATCCAACTTTATTTTGATGTGCTTGGTTTTACAACAATCGCTGAATTTTACGATGAAAGATACGTTACTTTTGTAGAAACTAAGCGGGATGAGGTAACCGTGAAGCTATTTTGTCTTGACCCATCGTTTCTACTGGGTGAGGCGTTGAAGAGAGGCAGTTCGGCGGTGATGTTTTCAGCGACGCTTTCCCCGCTGGAATATTTTCGGGAGGTACTTGGCGGATCTGAAGAAGACCATATTCTCTCTCTCGATTCCCCGTTTGATCATCGGAAACTTTGTGTGCTAACGGCTGACTCTATTTCGACCAAGTATAAAGAAAGAGAACAAAGCGTTCACCAGATTACCCGGATGATTGGTTCTTTTGTCGCTCAGAAAACGGGAAATTATATTGTCTATTTTCCATCATATAAATATATGAACGATGTTTTTGCCAAGTTTGTCTTGGTCTACCCCGATATCCCCGCTGTGGCCCAGGAAGCTTCCATGTCGGAAGAAGAGCGGGAACGCTTCCTGCTAAGTTTCAAAGAGAATCCTGAGAAAGCCTATGTCGCTTTTTGCGTACTCGGCGGAATATTTTCCGAAGGTATTGATCTAAAGGGGAGCAGACTGATAGGTACGGCGATTGTAAGCGTGGGACTGCCCCAGCTAAGTGTTCAGCAAAATATCATTCGGGATTACTTTAATAGCAAAAACGGTCTCGGCTATGAATATGCGTATATGTATCCAGGGATGAACAAGGTGATGCAGGCTGCCGGCAGGGTGATCCGCAGCGAAAGCGATGTTGGTGCCGTATTGCTCATTGACGAGCGGTACAGCCAAAAGAAATATGTCAAGCTGTTTCCAAAACACTGGATGCGGCGCAGAAACATTAAAGACAGCAAGTCTCTTAAGAAAAACCTAGAATTTTTCTGGCAGACAGGCAGTAGAGACAATCCCCAAAAAAACGAGAAAGAATGTGAGAATTAA
- a CDS encoding phosphate ABC transporter substrate-binding protein — MKKRLAIVLIGVLALAFSGCGSNESSSQSNGQQAQTESAEITIAGSTSVQPISEALAEAFMAKNPNIKVNVQGGGSGAGIKAAQEGTANIGSSSRELKSEEKGLTETVICKDGIAIVVNAQNAVTDLNLEQIKGIYSGKITNWKKVGGADQTINVVTREAGSGTRGAFEELVMGKDTVIIDKAIVQNSTGAARAAVTGDANAIAYISMASLDDTVKAVTVEGVKASAENILNDTYKVQRPFLYLTKEAPAGAVKTYIDFVMSNEGQSIIEKEGLVLIK, encoded by the coding sequence ATGAAAAAACGGTTAGCCATTGTTTTGATTGGTGTTCTGGCTTTAGCCTTTAGCGGTTGTGGAAGCAATGAAAGTTCTTCCCAGTCCAACGGACAGCAAGCACAAACTGAGTCCGCGGAGATCACCATTGCAGGATCCACATCGGTTCAGCCAATTTCTGAGGCCTTAGCTGAAGCATTCATGGCGAAGAATCCAAATATCAAAGTGAACGTTCAGGGGGGCGGTTCCGGAGCCGGGATCAAAGCTGCCCAGGAAGGGACTGCAAATATTGGCTCTTCATCTCGTGAACTGAAAAGCGAGGAGAAGGGGTTAACGGAGACAGTGATCTGTAAAGACGGAATTGCTATCGTCGTCAATGCCCAAAATGCAGTCACAGACTTAAACCTTGAGCAGATTAAAGGGATTTATAGCGGCAAAATTACGAACTGGAAAAAAGTCGGCGGAGCAGATCAGACCATTAATGTTGTGACCAGAGAAGCCGGATCCGGAACACGCGGAGCGTTTGAAGAACTGGTCATGGGCAAAGATACTGTGATTATTGACAAAGCTATTGTTCAGAATTCCACGGGCGCTGCTAGAGCGGCAGTCACCGGTGATGCCAATGCGATTGCTTATATTTCGATGGCAAGTCTTGATGACACGGTAAAAGCAGTGACAGTAGAAGGCGTTAAGGCCAGTGCGGAAAATATCCTGAATGACACGTATAAAGTTCAGCGGCCGTTTCTCTATCTGACCAAAGAAGCGCCTGCAGGTGCGGTCAAGACCTATATTGACTTTGTCATGTCGAATGAAGGACAAAGCATCATTGAGAAGGAAGGTCTCGTACTGATTAAATAA
- a CDS encoding arsenate reductase ArsC has protein sequence MKKAKVAFICVHNACRSQMAEAISKFLASEVFEAYSAGTEIKPTINQDAIRIIKQLYNVDMEKEQYSKLISDIPQMDIVITMGCNVNCPYIPCKYREDWGLEDPTGKSDETFIQTAKFIEDKVRQLKEKIHQDGSGIM, from the coding sequence ATGAAAAAAGCAAAAGTTGCATTTATATGCGTTCATAACGCATGCCGTTCTCAAATGGCGGAGGCAATATCAAAGTTTCTGGCTTCGGAAGTTTTTGAAGCTTACTCTGCAGGAACAGAAATAAAGCCTACGATTAATCAAGATGCCATACGGATTATCAAGCAATTATATAACGTTGATATGGAAAAAGAACAGTATTCAAAGCTGATTTCAGATATCCCGCAGATGGATATTGTGATAACCATGGGATGTAATGTAAATTGTCCCTATATACCATGTAAATATAGGGAAGACTGGGGGCTCGAAGATCCGACCGGAAAAAGTGATGAAACGTTTATTCAGACAGCAAAATTCATCGAGGATAAGGTCAGACAGCTAAAAGAAAAAATACATCAGGATGGCAGTGGAATAATGTAA
- a CDS encoding response regulator transcription factor, which produces MSKRILVVEDEEVIARLISYNLQKEGFEVQVSGDGLEALGKIRSEKPDLLILDIMLPGMDGYEICQTVRKEGGSLPVIMLSARDEELDKILGLELGGDDYLTKPFSPRELVARVRALLRRTQTNQAVLDRETFLIDRLIVDFSGREISVDDQIVPLTPKEFELLAYLIRHRGKVVSRDQLLDKVWNYDFAGDTRIVDVHISRLREKIETDPKNPSYIQTVRGVGYRFKERGSC; this is translated from the coding sequence ATGAGCAAAAGAATCTTGGTTGTGGAAGATGAAGAAGTGATTGCCCGCTTGATCAGTTATAATCTTCAAAAAGAAGGATTTGAAGTTCAGGTTTCAGGAGATGGACTTGAAGCACTGGGGAAAATTCGATCAGAAAAACCAGATCTGCTTATTCTCGATATTATGCTTCCTGGGATGGATGGCTATGAGATCTGCCAAACTGTCAGGAAAGAAGGCGGTTCTCTCCCTGTTATTATGTTATCGGCGAGAGATGAGGAGCTAGATAAGATTCTTGGTCTGGAACTTGGCGGGGATGATTATCTGACAAAACCATTCAGCCCGAGAGAGCTTGTGGCCCGGGTACGCGCTCTATTGCGGAGGACACAGACAAATCAAGCAGTACTTGACCGCGAGACTTTTTTGATCGACAGGCTAATTGTTGATTTTTCCGGCCGGGAAATAAGCGTAGATGATCAGATTGTGCCGCTTACGCCAAAGGAGTTTGAACTGCTGGCGTATTTAATCCGACATCGAGGAAAAGTTGTAAGCCGAGACCAGTTGTTAGACAAAGTATGGAACTATGACTTTGCGGGTGATACTCGGATTGTTGATGTACATATCAGCAGGCTTCGGGAAAAAATTGAGACTGATCCAAAGAATCCATCCTATATCCAGACGGTTCGCGGGGTTGGATATAGGTTTAAGGAGCGAGGCTCATGTTAA
- a CDS encoding ATP-binding protein, which produces MLKSLKMKFTVGFIALALLSMLASGVYLIKVLDNYFIENLQAKLLVEAKLVREMVIEKFDSQNMTFDIEKITGDLGNVTSTRVTVIDANGIVLGDSEQSPALMENHLGRPEIQQAISEGAGISERESSTLNTQMMYLALPVEKGGKIEGFVRLALPLTEITTALSKLWMMLFIALLIATMIAGVLGFKLSQKLTKPIQEMTAAAQKIAGGDFSLPTYTTSQDEIGKLGKALNQMARQLKETIDEVSAGKSKLETVLANMDSGVIFLREDGKIDLINPAALKILEIEPKIVNNRHQIEIISNYQLSTLIDTALKTHKAAKEDLLILSPHEKNIEVNITPIFGKDDTSIGAVMVLHDITDFRKLERMRRDFVANVSHELKTPVTSLKGYAETLLDGALEDPETAREFVRIILKESERLRMLINDLLELSRIESAADPVEWQKINVNALLHSLEVKFRPQLEARQIDLVVVCPENFPYAWGDYTMIEQVLTNLADNAIKYSPVGEKVKIVASEKADGILFEVIDSGPGIPKQDLSRVFERFYRVDKGRNRKQGGTGLGLAIVKHILETHGTRIHVESTLGRGSRFYFMLIKKS; this is translated from the coding sequence ATGTTAAAAAGTCTGAAAATGAAATTCACGGTTGGCTTTATTGCGCTGGCACTGCTTTCAATGCTTGCATCCGGCGTTTATCTTATCAAGGTGCTCGATAACTATTTTATTGAAAATCTACAGGCCAAACTTTTGGTTGAGGCAAAATTGGTCAGGGAAATGGTGATCGAGAAGTTTGATTCGCAGAATATGACTTTTGACATAGAAAAAATTACCGGTGATCTTGGAAACGTGACAAGTACTAGGGTTACAGTAATCGATGCAAATGGTATCGTTCTTGGCGATTCTGAACAGTCACCGGCTCTTATGGAGAATCATCTGGGACGTCCTGAAATTCAACAGGCGATCAGCGAAGGGGCCGGAATCTCGGAGAGAGAAAGTTCAACACTTAACACGCAAATGATGTATTTGGCGCTGCCGGTTGAGAAAGGCGGGAAAATAGAAGGCTTTGTTCGCCTGGCGTTGCCGCTGACCGAAATAACAACGGCCTTATCTAAGCTGTGGATGATGCTGTTTATCGCTCTCCTAATCGCTACCATGATCGCCGGCGTATTAGGGTTCAAACTGTCGCAAAAGCTGACGAAACCCATTCAGGAAATGACAGCTGCAGCTCAGAAAATTGCAGGCGGGGATTTCAGCCTGCCTACCTATACAACCAGTCAGGATGAAATTGGGAAACTTGGGAAGGCATTAAATCAGATGGCCCGGCAGCTGAAAGAAACGATTGATGAAGTCTCGGCCGGAAAGAGTAAGCTCGAAACGGTCTTAGCGAATATGGACAGTGGGGTTATTTTTCTCAGAGAAGACGGAAAGATTGATCTGATTAATCCGGCAGCCCTGAAGATTTTAGAGATCGAACCGAAAATCGTAAATAATCGGCATCAGATAGAGATTATCAGCAATTACCAATTAAGCACACTGATTGATACAGCACTGAAAACGCACAAGGCCGCCAAAGAGGATTTGTTGATATTGTCTCCGCATGAAAAAAATATTGAAGTCAATATTACACCGATTTTTGGCAAGGATGATACCAGTATAGGAGCAGTAATGGTTCTTCATGATATTACAGATTTTCGGAAACTGGAAAGGATGCGCAGGGACTTTGTTGCCAATGTTTCCCATGAATTAAAAACGCCTGTTACTTCACTCAAAGGATATGCTGAAACATTGCTCGATGGCGCGCTTGAAGATCCTGAAACAGCGAGGGAATTTGTCAGAATTATTTTGAAGGAATCAGAAAGACTGCGGATGCTCATTAATGACCTGCTGGAATTATCCAGGATTGAATCTGCGGCAGATCCGGTCGAATGGCAAAAGATTAATGTAAACGCTTTATTACATTCTCTGGAGGTAAAATTCAGACCCCAGCTCGAAGCCAGGCAAATTGATCTTGTAGTTGTTTGTCCGGAAAATTTTCCTTATGCCTGGGGAGATTACACTATGATTGAGCAGGTGTTGACAAATTTGGCGGATAACGCAATAAAATATTCCCCAGTTGGGGAGAAGGTCAAAATCGTCGCTTCCGAAAAAGCTGACGGAATATTATTTGAGGTGATTGATTCCGGTCCTGGTATACCAAAGCAAGATTTATCCCGGGTTTTTGAAAGGTTTTACCGCGTTGATAAAGGAAGAAATCGTAAACAAGGGGGAACGGGGCTGGGGTTGGCGATTGTCAAACATATTCTGGAGACCCATGGCACGAGAATACACGTGGAGAGTACGCTGGGGCGCGGCTCACGGTTCTATTTTATGCTAATAAAAAAATCATAA
- the pstC gene encoding phosphate ABC transporter permease subunit PstC: MQKSIHLKKSEIIIEKILLLSAVAAIFIIALITVFVIISGWPVLQKTGFFNFALGTTWDPTHGIYGILPMVVGSILVTLGALVLGIPFGVAGAIFMAEIAPPKAATLIRPAIELLAGIPSVVYGFYGLAVIVPLIRNHFGGTGFSILAGSLILAIMILPTILNLSETALRAVPREYKDGSYALGANYWQTIKWISLPVARSGIITGVVLGMSRAIGETMAVIMVTGNVTRIPGTLFDPIRTLTGNIVMEMGYASGEHQQALFATGIILFIFIMILNLIVQFGAKGRWQK, translated from the coding sequence ATGCAGAAAAGTATTCACCTTAAAAAAAGTGAAATTATTATCGAAAAAATACTCCTTCTAAGTGCTGTCGCTGCCATCTTTATCATTGCCCTGATTACCGTGTTTGTCATTATTTCAGGTTGGCCTGTTTTGCAAAAGACGGGATTTTTCAACTTTGCCCTTGGAACAACATGGGACCCCACCCATGGCATCTATGGGATTCTGCCGATGGTGGTTGGGTCCATACTTGTAACCTTGGGAGCGCTTGTTCTGGGAATTCCTTTTGGCGTAGCCGGAGCTATATTTATGGCTGAAATTGCTCCACCCAAAGCGGCAACCCTGATAAGGCCTGCGATTGAACTACTAGCTGGAATTCCATCCGTTGTCTACGGCTTTTATGGCCTGGCCGTAATTGTACCTTTGATACGGAATCATTTCGGCGGAACAGGTTTCAGCATTCTGGCTGGATCTCTAATTCTAGCCATCATGATCCTGCCAACGATTCTGAACCTTTCTGAGACTGCGCTGCGTGCAGTTCCTAGAGAATATAAAGACGGATCCTATGCGCTGGGGGCCAATTACTGGCAGACTATCAAATGGATATCACTGCCTGTAGCCCGTTCGGGCATCATCACAGGGGTCGTCCTAGGCATGTCAAGAGCAATCGGGGAGACCATGGCTGTCATCATGGTCACAGGCAACGTGACGCGTATACCCGGAACTTTATTTGACCCGATCCGTACGCTCACAGGAAATATCGTGATGGAAATGGGATATGCCTCGGGGGAACATCAACAAGCGCTATTTGCCACCGGTATCATCCTGTTCATCTTTATCATGATCTTAAACCTGATCGTACAGTTTGGCGCAAAAGGCAGGTGGCAAAAATGA
- the pstA gene encoding phosphate ABC transporter permease PstA, with the protein MKSSARLEEKIAKLLLWLFAICTLLVLFSIIAHILINGISGLSWDFITQEPKRMGKEGGIFSIIIGTIYLTVAGIVLATPIGVGAAIYLTEYVKKGRLVQIIRFATEALAAVPSIIFGLFGFVLFVITLKMGWSILSGALTLAFMVLPTIIRAAEEGIKTVPDSYREGSHALGATKWYTIRKVVLPSALPGIATGVILGIGRAIGETAAVILTAGSSLGLPASILEPTRTLSVHLYILASEGISTKNAYASATVLIIVIVIINFLANMLMTKLVGAKQPASRIRRGGNQC; encoded by the coding sequence ATGAAATCATCAGCCCGGCTGGAAGAAAAAATAGCAAAATTATTGCTTTGGTTGTTTGCGATTTGTACGCTTCTGGTTTTGTTCAGTATTATTGCGCATATTCTAATCAACGGAATCAGCGGGCTAAGCTGGGATTTCATCACCCAGGAACCGAAGCGGATGGGTAAGGAAGGCGGAATTTTTTCCATCATTATTGGTACCATCTACCTGACGGTAGCAGGCATTGTTCTGGCAACACCTATAGGAGTTGGCGCAGCCATCTACCTGACGGAATACGTAAAAAAAGGCCGGTTGGTACAAATCATCCGCTTTGCCACAGAAGCACTGGCTGCTGTGCCTTCAATTATCTTCGGTTTATTTGGATTTGTGTTGTTCGTCATTACCCTGAAGATGGGATGGTCTATTCTATCGGGTGCGCTGACATTGGCTTTTATGGTGCTACCAACGATCATCAGGGCTGCGGAAGAAGGAATCAAAACGGTTCCTGATTCTTATCGTGAGGGCAGTCACGCACTCGGCGCAACCAAGTGGTATACCATACGTAAAGTTGTTTTGCCTTCAGCACTTCCGGGGATTGCAACGGGCGTTATTTTGGGTATTGGGAGAGCAATTGGAGAAACTGCGGCAGTCATCCTGACCGCAGGCAGTTCATTAGGATTACCGGCCTCAATCCTTGAACCGACCCGGACTCTTTCCGTTCATCTCTATATATTAGCGTCGGAAGGAATATCAACCAAGAATGCGTATGCAAGTGCTACTGTGCTCATCATCGTCATTGTTATCATTAATTTTCTGGCCAATATGCTTATGACAAAGCTTGTAGGGGCGAAACAACCAGCGTCACGAATAAGGAGAGGTGGTAATCAATGTTAG
- the pstB gene encoding phosphate ABC transporter ATP-binding protein PstB, whose protein sequence is MLANLTETNNKMVAKDLELYYGSFHALHAINLPILANQVTALIGPSGCGKSSFLKTLNRMNDLVEGATVKGNVYLDNKDTYTSDIDPVTLRKRIGMVFQKPNPFPMSIFDNVAYGPRAHGLKDKQKLSEIVEKSLKEAALWDEVKDRLNRSGLQLSGGQQQRLVIARLLAVQPEVLLMDEPASALDPISTAKLEDLILDLKEQYTIVIVTHNMQQAARISDYTAFFLNGEVIEYGVTKELFTKPLDKRTEDYVTGRFG, encoded by the coding sequence ATGTTAGCTAACTTAACAGAAACAAATAATAAAATGGTAGCCAAAGACCTGGAATTGTATTATGGAAGCTTTCACGCTTTACACGCGATAAACCTGCCAATCCTTGCCAATCAGGTTACTGCGCTGATTGGACCCTCAGGGTGCGGCAAGTCCAGCTTTCTGAAAACTCTAAACCGGATGAATGACCTGGTTGAAGGAGCAACTGTCAAAGGAAATGTATATCTTGACAATAAAGATACTTATACCTCGGATATTGATCCGGTAACACTCCGCAAACGAATTGGAATGGTTTTTCAAAAGCCGAATCCGTTCCCGATGTCGATCTTTGATAATGTTGCCTATGGACCGAGGGCCCATGGCCTGAAAGATAAGCAGAAACTGAGTGAAATTGTTGAGAAAAGCCTCAAGGAAGCAGCTCTCTGGGATGAAGTCAAGGACCGGCTGAACCGTTCAGGGCTGCAATTATCCGGTGGGCAGCAGCAGCGTCTTGTTATTGCGCGTTTACTGGCTGTGCAGCCTGAAGTACTGCTGATGGACGAACCGGCATCGGCTTTGGATCCAATTTCCACGGCAAAGCTGGAAGACCTGATCCTTGATCTTAAAGAACAATATACTATCGTGATTGTAACCCATAACATGCAGCAGGCCGCCAGGATTTCAGACTACACGGCATTTTTCCTGAACGGGGAAGTCATAGAATACGGCGTTACGAAAGAACTGTTTACCAAGCCTCTGGACAAAAGGACTGAGGACTATGTCACCGGAAGATTCGGATAA
- the phoU gene encoding phosphate signaling complex protein PhoU: MTRNSFATSLEELSHDVLMMGNLVENVISSAVKSLEERDLKLAEKVLEDDDIVDNFQLEIEDKCLTMLALQQPMAGDLRTIGTALKIVTDLERIADHAVDIAEVTIKLSNEPLVKPLVDIPKMAKMAREMLRDSITAYTNKDLKMAQNLAVKEKEVDRLYQLVYEDLLHLMQKDQKNISQGINLLLVALSIERVADHVTNLGEWTIYLASGKRKDLNDDNPVDMK; encoded by the coding sequence ATGACCCGAAACTCATTTGCAACATCATTGGAAGAACTGAGCCATGATGTCCTCATGATGGGCAACCTCGTAGAAAACGTTATTAGCTCTGCAGTGAAATCACTCGAGGAAAGAGACCTGAAACTGGCGGAAAAAGTACTCGAGGACGATGATATTGTAGATAATTTTCAGCTTGAGATCGAAGACAAATGTTTGACCATGCTGGCCTTGCAGCAGCCGATGGCCGGTGATTTGAGAACCATCGGGACGGCGCTGAAAATTGTCACCGACCTCGAACGCATCGCCGATCACGCCGTCGATATCGCTGAAGTAACGATTAAATTAAGCAATGAGCCCTTGGTAAAACCTTTGGTTGATATTCCCAAGATGGCAAAAATGGCGCGGGAGATGCTCAGAGACAGTATCACCGCGTATACAAATAAAGATTTAAAAATGGCGCAAAATCTAGCAGTTAAAGAAAAGGAGGTGGACCGGCTTTATCAGTTGGTCTATGAAGATCTATTACATTTAATGCAAAAAGACCAAAAAAATATTTCACAGGGTATCAATTTGCTGCTCGTTGCGCTTTCCATTGAAAGGGTAGCCGACCATGTGACAAACCTGGGTGAATGGACCATCTATCTGGCTAGCGGCAAAAGAAAAGACCTGAATGATGATAATCCGGTTGATATGAAATGA